The proteins below come from a single Rariglobus hedericola genomic window:
- a CDS encoding DUF1365 domain-containing protein: protein MNSRIYECHVMHARFIPKPHRFAYRIFMLAIDLDELPALHRHLKLLSVNRANLYAFRENDYLPTSEPIHNQSEKSVCNLISYKPVDSSVVPSPVATPLLSAGLSLKGRVLAYLAVHGVDLGPGGRIELITLPRVFGYLFNPVSFYYCYDASGTCVAAISEVTNTFREMKPYFLGPETFRASASTGHSGAFHLRIPKNFYVSPFSDVDVAFDFNLRPPSEKLTIQIDDYAGTQRTLTSTLTGPARPLTDSRLAWFTLKYPLITLRIIGLIHWHALLLYFKKIPWFNKAARAADQRDLYRPHGSVSHRQSDSPTP, encoded by the coding sequence ATGAACTCCCGAATCTACGAATGCCACGTGATGCATGCCCGCTTCATCCCGAAGCCGCATCGCTTCGCATATCGTATTTTCATGCTGGCTATCGACTTGGACGAACTGCCCGCGCTTCACCGCCACTTAAAGCTCTTATCCGTCAACCGCGCCAATCTCTACGCCTTCCGCGAAAACGACTACCTGCCCACCTCGGAACCCATTCACAACCAATCGGAAAAATCAGTTTGTAACTTAATAAGTTACAAACCGGTTGATTCGTCCGTCGTTCCTTCACCGGTTGCCACTCCGTTACTGTCTGCCGGCCTGAGCCTCAAAGGCCGTGTGCTCGCATATCTCGCGGTCCACGGGGTCGATCTCGGGCCGGGCGGGCGGATCGAGCTGATCACCCTGCCCCGCGTCTTCGGCTACCTGTTTAATCCGGTTTCGTTTTACTACTGCTACGACGCCAGCGGCACCTGCGTGGCTGCCATCTCCGAGGTCACCAACACATTCCGCGAGATGAAGCCGTATTTTTTAGGTCCGGAAACCTTTCGCGCGTCCGCATCTACGGGGCACTCCGGAGCGTTTCACTTGCGCATACCTAAAAACTTTTACGTATCGCCGTTCTCCGATGTGGACGTCGCATTCGACTTCAACCTGCGTCCACCGTCTGAAAAATTAACCATTCAAATCGACGACTACGCCGGAACCCAACGCACGCTCACCAGCACCCTTACGGGACCCGCCCGCCCGTTGACCGACTCAAGACTGGCGTGGTTCACGCTTAAATATCCTCTCATCACGCTGCGTATCATCGGCCTCATTCACTGGCACGCCCTCCTGCTCTATTTCAAAAAAATCCCGTGGTTTAATAAAGCCGCCCGCGCCGCCGACCAACGCGATCTCTACCGTCCTCACGGCTCCGTCTCCCACCGTCAATCCGACTCCCCCACGCCATGA
- a CDS encoding DUF1475 family protein: MLWFLRALFFVVIASMLAVTGWASSQCALFAIPREVFTHPWFIATLFDAYWAFIAFYVWVAWKEQSLAARILWFVAIILWGNLAMALYFLIELFRIQTIDQLGEVFGTRRSGKITLPALLATLGVGVYLLGAQPLFS; encoded by the coding sequence ATGCTTTGGTTTTTACGCGCTCTCTTCTTCGTCGTCATCGCTTCCATGCTCGCCGTCACGGGCTGGGCCAGTTCGCAATGCGCACTCTTCGCCATCCCTCGCGAGGTGTTCACCCACCCGTGGTTTATCGCCACGCTCTTTGATGCCTACTGGGCGTTCATCGCGTTCTACGTCTGGGTGGCGTGGAAGGAACAGTCACTGGCCGCGCGCATCCTGTGGTTCGTCGCCATCATTCTGTGGGGCAACCTCGCGATGGCCCTCTACTTCCTCATCGAACTGTTTCGTATCCAAACTATCGATCAACTCGGCGAAGTGTTCGGCACGCGCCGCTCTGGAAAGATCACGCTTCCCGCGCTTCTCGCCACACTCGGAGTCGGTGTCTACCTCCTGGGCGCACAGCCTCTTTTTTCGTAA
- a CDS encoding NAD(P)/FAD-dependent oxidoreductase: MSRLAIIGTGIAGMGSAHFLHRHHDLTIFEANDYVGGHTNTVDAVEPGTARLVPIDTGFMVYNEATYPLLTRLFAQLQVPVKKTTMSFSVRDDASGLEWAGTSLNHLFAQRKNLINLRFLKMLAAINRFNKEAVAALDDPATTEITLGEYVRRRGYGEDFFNLYLVPMSSAVWSTPPELMLSFPAASLLRFFHNHGFLGLNTQHQWMTVDGGSRQYRDRLIAPFRGSIQLGRAAVRIIRNGAGRGVTLMTADGATHAFDQVIVATHADQALRLLVNPTPDEVRLLGEFKYQANVATLHTDASVLPKAPLARAAWNYQLTRDSAGRLSPATHYWMNELQGVSDRENYFVTINRPDAIDSGKVIKRIDYTHPLFSLGAVRAQRELPRLNEQARGRSETYFAGSYFRYGFHEDAFMSAVQLSELMLGRDPWTA, encoded by the coding sequence ATGTCACGTCTCGCCATCATCGGCACCGGCATCGCCGGCATGGGTTCAGCCCACTTCCTGCACCGCCACCACGACCTTACGATTTTTGAGGCCAACGATTACGTCGGCGGCCACACCAACACCGTCGACGCCGTCGAGCCCGGCACCGCCCGACTCGTGCCGATCGACACCGGCTTCATGGTTTACAACGAGGCCACCTACCCGCTCCTCACGCGCCTTTTCGCGCAACTCCAGGTGCCCGTGAAGAAGACCACCATGTCGTTCTCCGTGCGCGACGACGCCAGCGGACTCGAGTGGGCCGGCACTTCGCTCAACCACCTTTTCGCCCAGCGCAAAAACCTGATCAACCTGCGCTTCCTCAAGATGCTCGCGGCGATCAACCGCTTTAACAAAGAGGCCGTCGCCGCCCTCGATGATCCGGCCACAACTGAGATCACCCTCGGCGAATACGTGCGCCGCCGCGGTTACGGGGAGGATTTTTTTAACCTCTACCTCGTGCCGATGAGCAGCGCCGTGTGGAGCACGCCTCCCGAGCTCATGCTGTCGTTTCCCGCCGCGAGCCTGCTGCGGTTTTTCCACAACCACGGCTTTCTCGGCCTCAACACCCAGCACCAATGGATGACCGTCGACGGTGGCTCGCGCCAATACCGCGACCGCCTCATCGCGCCCTTCCGCGGCTCGATCCAGCTAGGCCGCGCCGCCGTGCGCATCATCCGCAACGGCGCGGGACGCGGAGTCACCCTGATGACCGCCGACGGTGCCACGCACGCGTTTGACCAGGTGATCGTCGCCACCCACGCCGACCAAGCCCTGCGTCTCCTCGTCAACCCCACGCCCGACGAAGTCCGCCTGCTCGGCGAATTCAAATACCAAGCCAACGTCGCCACGCTCCACACGGACGCCTCGGTGTTGCCCAAAGCCCCGCTCGCCCGCGCAGCTTGGAACTATCAACTCACCCGCGACTCCGCCGGACGCCTGAGCCCCGCGACGCACTACTGGATGAACGAACTTCAAGGCGTCTCCGACCGCGAAAACTACTTTGTCACCATCAACCGCCCCGACGCCATCGACTCCGGCAAGGTCATCAAACGAATCGATTACACGCACCCGCTATTCAGCCTCGGTGCGGTCCGTGCGCAACGTGAACTCCCCCGGCTCAACGAACAGGCTCGCGGTCGCAGCGAGACGTATTTTGCCGGCAGTTATTTCCGCTACGGTTTCCACGAAGACGCCTTCATGAGTGCCGTGCAGCTCAGCGAACTGATGCTCGGCCGCGATCCTTGGACGGCGTGA
- a CDS encoding DUF1295 domain-containing protein, with protein sequence MSLLLIIALAVAALGLIFAATYALARRMENYGIVDITWSYAFGALALFYAATASGWAPRRWTIAAIVIIWSGRLGTHLYRRVMSHHPVEDTRYTEMRTRWAEGFAAKMFIFYQQQALSVVILGLPFLLIARNPAEGFQPLEYAGVALWLLALLGESLADAQLAAFKRNSANKGKVCEVGLWHYSRHPNYFFEWCIWLGYFAFACASPWGWTSFICPAGILYLLLCVTGVPMAEEQSLRSRGDAYRAYQKRVPVFVPWFRKN encoded by the coding sequence ATGTCCTTGCTTCTCATCATTGCACTCGCCGTGGCCGCGCTGGGATTGATCTTCGCCGCGACCTACGCGCTCGCGCGTCGCATGGAAAACTACGGGATCGTGGACATCACGTGGTCCTACGCCTTCGGTGCGCTGGCGCTATTTTATGCAGCCACAGCGTCGGGCTGGGCTCCGCGCCGGTGGACCATCGCGGCCATCGTCATAATTTGGAGCGGACGTCTCGGCACACATCTCTACCGCCGCGTGATGAGCCATCACCCGGTCGAGGACACCCGCTACACGGAAATGCGCACCCGCTGGGCCGAGGGGTTTGCCGCGAAGATGTTTATCTTCTATCAACAACAGGCACTCTCGGTCGTCATCCTCGGCCTGCCCTTTTTGCTCATTGCAAGAAATCCCGCCGAAGGATTTCAGCCGCTTGAATACGCCGGTGTTGCGCTCTGGTTGCTCGCACTCCTTGGCGAATCCCTGGCCGACGCCCAACTCGCCGCCTTCAAGCGAAACTCCGCCAACAAAGGTAAAGTCTGCGAAGTCGGCCTGTGGCATTACAGCCGTCACCCCAACTATTTTTTCGAGTGGTGCATCTGGCTCGGTTATTTTGCCTTCGCCTGCGCCTCGCCCTGGGGCTGGACCAGTTTCATCTGCCCCGCCGGCATCCTTTATCTGCTGCTATGCGTAACAGGAGTGCCCATGGCCGAGGAACAATCACTCCGCTCGCGCGGTGATGCCTACCGAGCCTATCAAAAACGCGTCCCGGTCTTCGTTCCTTGGTTTCGCAAAAACTGA
- a CDS encoding SAM-dependent methyltransferase, producing the protein MSEENSPALDSTATYLETANTCGPLCRRMVLASLRDMKLGHLRVELPEGGFVEFGSHADALTRRMPVGLSATACIRVRRPAFFSKCVLSGDIGFAESYLDGDWSTPDLASVLSWFLLNIEHAPTLSGSTATTLSALPLNWLRLVNRLRHLLRPNSRATARRNIAEHYDLSNDFFSLFLDPSMMYSSARWPANAQQFSLQEAQREKNDALCRSLRLKSTDRVLEIGTGWGGWCLHAASNYGCKVTTLTISKEQYELARSRVQAAGLGDRIDVRLEDYRDHAGTYDKIVSIEMMEAIGHDYLPSYCDVLAARLKADGLLALQFITCPDDRYEALRKGVDFIQKHIFPGSLLLSLNRVNQQLTRAGGFQLHHIEDFGPDYARTLRLWRDTFEHQRDRVIELGFDERFIRKWRYYLCYCEAAFAMRNISVVQTLHTRANNLAL; encoded by the coding sequence ATGAGCGAAGAAAACTCTCCCGCCCTCGACTCCACCGCCACCTACCTGGAAACGGCCAACACTTGCGGTCCCCTGTGCCGTCGCATGGTGCTCGCGTCCCTGCGCGACATGAAGCTCGGCCATCTCCGCGTGGAACTCCCCGAGGGCGGCTTCGTCGAATTCGGTTCGCATGCCGATGCGCTCACCCGACGTATGCCGGTCGGGCTCTCCGCCACCGCTTGCATTCGCGTGCGCCGTCCCGCGTTTTTCAGCAAATGCGTGCTCTCCGGTGATATCGGTTTTGCCGAATCCTACCTCGACGGCGATTGGAGCACTCCCGATCTCGCCAGCGTCCTGTCGTGGTTTTTGCTCAACATCGAGCACGCCCCGACGCTCTCGGGCTCGACCGCGACCACGCTGAGCGCGCTGCCCCTCAACTGGCTCCGTCTCGTCAACCGCCTGCGCCACCTCTTGCGTCCGAATTCCCGCGCCACTGCCCGTCGCAACATCGCCGAGCACTACGATCTCTCCAACGACTTCTTCTCCCTCTTCCTCGACCCCTCGATGATGTATTCGAGCGCACGCTGGCCGGCCAACGCTCAACAATTCTCCCTCCAGGAAGCCCAACGCGAAAAAAACGACGCGCTCTGCCGTTCCCTTCGTCTCAAGTCCACCGATCGCGTGCTCGAAATCGGCACCGGCTGGGGCGGTTGGTGCCTGCATGCCGCCTCGAACTACGGCTGCAAGGTAACCACCCTCACCATCTCGAAGGAACAATACGAACTCGCCCGCAGCCGCGTGCAGGCCGCCGGCCTCGGTGATCGCATCGATGTGCGCTTGGAAGACTACCGCGATCACGCCGGCACCTACGACAAGATCGTCTCCATCGAAATGATGGAAGCCATCGGCCACGACTATCTCCCGTCCTATTGCGACGTCCTCGCCGCGCGCCTGAAGGCCGACGGCCTGCTCGCCCTTCAATTCATCACCTGCCCCGACGATCGCTACGAAGCGCTCCGCAAAGGCGTCGATTTTATCCAGAAGCATATCTTCCCCGGCTCGCTGCTGCTCTCCTTGAACCGCGTCAACCAGCAGCTGACACGCGCCGGCGGTTTTCAACTGCACCACATTGAAGACTTCGGCCCCGACTACGCCCGCACGCTGCGACTCTGGCGCGACACCTTCGAACATCAGCGCGACCGCGTAATCGAGCTCGGCTTCGACGAACGCTTCATCCGCAAATGGCGCTACTACCTGTGCTACTGCGAAGCCGCCTTCGCCATGCGCAACATCTCGGTCGTCCAGACCCTCCACACACGCGCCAACAATCTGGCTCTTTGA
- a CDS encoding DUF2062 domain-containing protein: MSDTSPRRSFWKRRFGDPVMALLTQGVTPDKVASTVAVGTAASLFPFLGFTTTLNIIIGFWFRMNQPLLQAVNYLLAPLHIVMILVYVRVGEWIWRSSEDPFSIGDLISSFRHDTFREFLHRFGWAGVHAFTAWVISVPFIIAGLYFSLRPLMRKLARLRGPKPA; this comes from the coding sequence ATGTCCGACACCTCTCCCCGTCGTTCCTTCTGGAAACGCCGCTTTGGCGACCCTGTGATGGCGCTGCTTACTCAAGGCGTCACGCCTGACAAAGTCGCCTCAACCGTCGCCGTGGGCACCGCCGCCTCGCTGTTCCCGTTTCTGGGCTTCACCACCACGCTCAACATCATCATCGGCTTCTGGTTTCGGATGAACCAGCCGCTTCTGCAGGCAGTCAACTACCTGCTCGCCCCGCTCCACATCGTGATGATCCTCGTGTATGTTCGCGTGGGTGAGTGGATCTGGCGCTCAAGCGAGGATCCCTTCTCCATCGGAGACCTTATCTCGTCCTTCCGCCACGACACGTTTCGTGAATTCCTTCACCGCTTCGGCTGGGCCGGCGTGCACGCCTTCACCGCCTGGGTCATCAGCGTGCCGTTCATCATCGCCGGACTTTATTTTTCATTGCGCCCGCTCATGCGCAAACTCGCCCGTTTGCGTGGCCCCAAACCCGCCTGA